The window CTGAAGATGGATTGGGATACATGCTAAATGTTCCGGAATTATTTTCTTTTATGCCTGTAGTATTTTTTTCATTAACAGCAAGTGTGGAAAGTTTTGTAACGGATTTGCTAACGGTAAAGGCTCCGTAAAAGGTAACATCACCGGTACCTACAGCAGGAGCAGTCCATTGAAATGTCCACACTTTGGGGTTAGATGAACTGGCGCTGCTTTGAGTAACATATTTACCGCTACCTACCAATTTATTTCCCGAGCCGGCAATAAGAGTTCCCAATAAAGCACCGGAAGCATTCTGTGGAGACACTTCAAAGCCTTTTTGCCCATTACCCGAAACTGTAACTGTTATCGTATAAGTTGTACCCGGTGTATAGCCTTCGGCAGGTATATCCGATGTTATCCAACCAGCAACACTGGTTGCGCTCCCATTATGGCATGAAACACAATTTTGTCCGTCGCCCGGCGAACCAGTATATCCGGCAGGAGATCCCCCAAGATATTTACTGTTATTTCCGCTGTAACTTTCCAGTAATACAATACTAAACACAGCA is drawn from Lentimicrobiaceae bacterium and contains these coding sequences:
- a CDS encoding T9SS type A sorting domain-containing protein; its protein translation is MKKSYYVYAILAVFSIVLLESYSGNNSKYLGGSPAGYTGSPGDGQNCVSCHNGSATSVAGWITSDIPAEGYTPGTTYTITVTVSGNGQKGFEVSPQNASGALLGTLIAGSGNKLVGSGKYVTQSSASSSNPKVWTFQWTAPAVGTGDVTFYGAFTVSKSVTKLSTLAVNEKNTTGIKENNSGTFSMYPNPSSGNTVISYTISSRNLVKIKVYSIAGQLISIPVDEEQTQGNHSFVLSGINPGIYVVCFDAGGQKSTRKLIIR